One Bos taurus isolate L1 Dominette 01449 registration number 42190680 breed Hereford chromosome 16, ARS-UCD2.0, whole genome shotgun sequence DNA window includes the following coding sequences:
- the GPR25 gene encoding probable G-protein coupled receptor 25, whose protein sequence is MRPTEPWSPSAGTAPWDYYSGSGAPDELEPEELCAARDLPYSHAYIPALYLAAFAVGLPGNAFVLWLLSGARGRRRLVDTFVQHLAAADLGFVLTLPLWAAAAARGGRWPFGEGLCKLSSFALAGTRCAGALLLAGLSVDRYLAVGRPLAARSPRSRRCALAACAGVWAAALAAGLPSLAFRRLRPLPGQDRGSQCGEESSDAFQGLSLLLLLLTLVLPLAVTVVCYCRVSRRLRGPPHLGRARSRSLRIILAVEGAFVGSWLPFCALRAVFHLASLGALPLPCRLLLALRWGLTVATCLAFVNSCANPLIYLLLDRSFRAQLRQRGACGRADRPARGSSSASSLSGEDGSPFRSPARAGGRAQTASAPSAVGP, encoded by the coding sequence ATGCGCCCCACGGAGCCCTGGAGCCCCAGCGCGGGGACGGCGCCCTGGGACTACTACTCGGGGTCGGGCGCGCCGGACGAGCTGGAGCCGGAGGAGCTGTGCGCGGCACGGGACCTGCCCTACAGCCACGCCTACATCCCCGCGCTCTACCTGGCGGCCTTCGCCGTGGGCCTGCCGGGCAACGCCTTCGTGCTGTGGCTGCTGTCCGGGGCGCGCGGCCGGCGGCGGCTCGTGGACACCTTCGTGCAGCACCTGGCGGCCGCCGACCTGGGCTTCGTGCTCACGCTGCCGCTGTGggccgcggcggcggcgcggggcggcCGCTGGCCCTTCGGCGAGGGCCTGTGCAAGCTCAGCAGCTTCGCGCTGGCCGGCACGCGCTGCGCGGGCGCCCTGCTGCTGGCCGGCCTCAGCGTGGACCGCTACCTGGCCGTGGGCCGCCCGCTGGCCGCGCGCTCCCCGCGCTCCCGGCGCTGCGCGCTGGCGGCCTGCGCGGGCGTGTGGGCCGCAGCGCTGGCCGCCGGCCTGCCGTCGCTGGCCTTCCGCCGCCTGCGGCCGCTGCCCGGCCAGGACCGCGGCAGCCAGTGCGGGGAGGAGTCGTCGGACGCCTTTCAGGGcctgagcctgctgctgctgcttctgaccCTGGTGCTGCCCCTGGCCGTCACCGTCGTCTGCTACTGCCGCGTGTCGCGCCGCCTGCGCGGGCCGCCGCACCTGGGCCGCGCCCGGAGCCGCTCGCTGCGCATCATCTTGGCCGTCGAGGGCGCCTTCGTGGGCTCCTGGCTGCCCTTCTGCGCCCTGCGCGCCGTCTTCCACCTGGCGAGCCTGGGCGCGCTGCCGCTGCCCTGCCGCTTGCTGCTGGCGCTGCGCTGGGGCCTCACCGTCGCCACCTGCCTGGCCTTCGTCAACAGCTGCGCCAACCCACTCATCTATCTGCTACTCGACCGCTCGTTCCGCGCGCAGCTGCGGCAGCGCGGGGCCTGCGGGCGCGCCGACCGCCCGGCGCGCGGGAGCAGCTCGGCGTCATCACTCTCCGGCGAAGACGGCTCCCCGTTCCGGAGCCCGGCCCGCGCGGGCGGCCGAGCCCAGACGGCGAGCGCCCCCTCGGCTGTTGGCCCGTAG